One genomic window of Meles meles chromosome 15, mMelMel3.1 paternal haplotype, whole genome shotgun sequence includes the following:
- the LOC123925681 gene encoding 60S ribosomal protein L29-like, whose translation MCFARKHNNKGLKKVQDNSTKAVRACAEAMKALIKPKEIRPSILSGCRCKLSQLAYIAHPKLRKRVGAVLPRVSTFGLNQPKAKAQTKARAMPVAQAPKGAPNSP comes from the coding sequence ATGTGCTTTGCCAGGAAGCATAACAATAAGGGCCTGAAGAAGGTGCAGGACAACTCCACCAAGGCCGTGAGAGCATGTGCTGAGGCTATGAAGGCCTTAATCAAGCCCAAGGAGATCAGACCCAGCATACTAAGTGGCTGTAGGTGTAAGCTCAGTCAACTTGCCTACATTGCTCACCCCAAGCTTAGGAAACGTGTGGGTGCTGTATTGCCAAGGGTCTCAACCTTTGGCCTCAACCAGCCAAAGGCCAAGGCTCAAACCAAGGCCCGGGCTATGCCTGTGGCTCAGGCTCCCAAAGGTGCTCCCAACTCCCCATAA